Proteins encoded together in one Rubripirellula reticaptiva window:
- a CDS encoding LptF/LptG family permease: protein MTKIDRYILTLFLRTVLVCFCSIAGIFVVFHAFASMEELVKQGKEQGGLLPVMAGYYGPYLLLLFDWTGAIITLMAFLFTVGWLRRTGELTSTLAAGISHGRLLRPMIVASLLIVTVQLFSRELLLPGYRDALTMKAKDITGESEQPVSPQYDKVNRVLIDGRVLIAQARLVKDPSFRLDGDFPGFGDLLLAPTCRWVDADENHSGGYLLEDVQHPENIDELPSVGVGDRPIIYTSRDQTWLAPRQCFFATTVHLNLLQTKQSATRMASVAELIGRVRNPAVHSSLSLQVLMHERIIRPALDFTLILLGLPLVVNRRGRNLFVLIAVAMGTVLAFFMLKTLCGALGGNGYWLSPAMAAWTPLIVLGPLAYVRYRDVQIQ, encoded by the coding sequence GTGACCAAGATTGACCGCTACATCCTGACGCTCTTCCTCCGCACGGTGCTGGTCTGCTTCTGCTCCATCGCGGGGATTTTCGTCGTTTTCCATGCCTTTGCCAGCATGGAAGAATTGGTCAAACAGGGGAAAGAGCAAGGCGGCCTGTTGCCCGTCATGGCCGGCTATTACGGACCCTATCTGTTGCTCTTGTTCGACTGGACCGGCGCGATCATCACCCTGATGGCGTTCCTGTTTACCGTCGGCTGGCTCCGCCGTACGGGCGAATTGACGTCCACACTGGCCGCCGGAATTTCCCACGGACGCCTGCTGCGGCCGATGATCGTGGCATCGCTTTTGATCGTGACCGTGCAACTGTTTAGCCGCGAACTGCTGCTGCCCGGCTACCGTGACGCCCTGACGATGAAAGCCAAAGACATCACCGGCGAATCTGAACAGCCCGTGTCGCCCCAATACGACAAAGTCAACCGAGTCCTGATCGATGGCCGAGTCCTGATTGCCCAGGCCCGCTTGGTCAAAGACCCCAGCTTTCGGCTCGACGGCGACTTCCCCGGCTTTGGCGATCTATTGCTAGCACCGACGTGTCGCTGGGTCGACGCAGACGAAAACCACAGCGGCGGATACCTGTTAGAAGACGTCCAGCATCCCGAAAACATCGACGAGTTGCCGTCCGTAGGCGTCGGCGATCGCCCGATCATCTACACCTCGCGTGATCAAACGTGGCTGGCACCACGGCAGTGCTTCTTTGCCACCACGGTGCACTTGAACCTGTTGCAAACCAAGCAATCGGCAACGCGAATGGCGTCAGTGGCCGAATTGATCGGCCGAGTCCGGAACCCGGCCGTCCACAGCAGTCTGAGTCTGCAAGTGCTGATGCACGAGCGGATCATCCGTCCGGCGCTCGACTTCACGCTGATCCTGTTAGGGTTGCCGCTGGTCGTCAATCGCCGTGGCCGAAACTTGTTCGTCCTGATCGCCGTCGCCATGGGAACCGTCCTAGCATTCTTCATGCTAAAAACACTCTGCGGCGCCCTAGGCGGAAACGGCTACTGGCTCTCACCCGCCATGGCCGCCTGGACCCCTCTGATCGTCCTGGGCCCCCTAGCCTACGTTCGCTACCGAGACGTCCAAATCCAATAG
- a CDS encoding TlpA disulfide reductase family protein, with protein MMNRRMWRLQSLGGVSITAVAIAMVTIGGCSKSPEPSTTPAYAATEGESDQQTPLPPAPDLASLSDRKIDETASQPASQPASQPARPIAETERAATMDAAIEIPLAASAEPPMSEPEEIPAVEAVVPPAGLPIDDGSVAADGELAQRPLRAGLTPDQLVEFLAGADRDMQIIASGQSGISDPAKARQMLLQIIKMKLEASQRLAVDPAATAAMASEGARGELQALSHMAALGDLKSAEMLEKLATEKLSAADPRLASDSRLVLIGFAIEKLQNGQKDAAAMIVGHIGEMAKSTAADDVPAMMVMGQARDMLARYGQDAEAKKVRDTIIDLFADSPDASIAAMAAQVAGNVKFDGIERLREQIAASSETASGTVKAVTPAAWAESAETLIDESADLQTVQYLAGAALEFEAAKLDSMAAATYDVLKRRFADPATATGREVDLAVRAKQAREKVVGRVFDPALPSVDDSPLSILDYRGKVVLMPFWATSFPESLQVVPMLEELAEAYPDDVAIVGMNLDVAGAELDQFLRENPLGFPSYRADSSAIEKVANPVAAQFGLVSMPFVAILDGDGRVTELDFTGQQLAPTVDRLVKQKGK; from the coding sequence ATGATGAATCGACGGATGTGGCGTTTGCAGAGCCTTGGTGGCGTATCGATCACGGCGGTAGCGATCGCGATGGTGACGATTGGGGGCTGCTCGAAATCGCCCGAGCCTTCGACCACGCCAGCTTATGCGGCGACCGAAGGCGAATCGGACCAGCAGACTCCATTGCCACCGGCTCCTGATCTGGCGTCACTGAGCGATCGAAAAATCGACGAAACTGCGTCTCAACCTGCCTCTCAACCTGCCTCTCAACCGGCTCGGCCGATTGCCGAGACGGAACGAGCGGCGACTATGGATGCGGCGATCGAGATACCGTTGGCTGCCTCTGCCGAGCCGCCGATGTCGGAGCCTGAAGAAATCCCGGCGGTCGAAGCGGTCGTGCCGCCGGCTGGATTGCCGATCGATGATGGGTCGGTTGCCGCGGACGGCGAGTTGGCTCAGCGGCCTCTGCGAGCCGGGCTGACGCCGGATCAGTTGGTCGAATTTTTGGCGGGTGCGGACCGCGACATGCAGATCATCGCGTCCGGTCAATCAGGAATCAGCGATCCCGCCAAGGCTCGGCAGATGTTGCTGCAGATCATCAAGATGAAACTAGAAGCTTCTCAGCGATTAGCCGTCGATCCGGCAGCGACCGCGGCGATGGCATCCGAAGGTGCTCGCGGCGAACTGCAGGCACTTTCTCACATGGCCGCGCTGGGCGATTTGAAGTCGGCCGAGATGCTAGAAAAATTGGCGACCGAGAAGCTGTCCGCGGCGGACCCACGTTTGGCGTCGGACAGTCGATTGGTGTTGATCGGATTCGCAATCGAAAAACTTCAAAACGGCCAAAAAGATGCGGCCGCGATGATTGTCGGTCACATCGGCGAGATGGCCAAGTCGACTGCGGCGGACGATGTTCCCGCAATGATGGTGATGGGTCAGGCACGCGACATGTTGGCCCGGTACGGGCAAGATGCCGAAGCAAAAAAGGTACGCGACACGATCATCGATCTGTTCGCCGATTCGCCAGACGCCTCGATTGCCGCCATGGCGGCTCAGGTGGCTGGCAACGTCAAATTCGACGGCATCGAACGACTGCGAGAACAGATTGCGGCCAGTTCCGAAACGGCGAGCGGAACGGTCAAAGCCGTCACGCCCGCCGCGTGGGCCGAGTCGGCAGAGACGTTGATCGACGAATCGGCTGATTTGCAGACCGTCCAGTACTTGGCCGGTGCGGCGCTCGAATTCGAAGCCGCCAAATTGGACTCGATGGCGGCGGCGACTTATGACGTTTTGAAGCGGCGGTTTGCTGATCCAGCGACGGCGACGGGCCGTGAAGTGGATTTGGCGGTGCGTGCGAAACAGGCGAGAGAGAAAGTGGTCGGCCGCGTGTTTGATCCGGCATTGCCGTCGGTCGACGATTCGCCGCTAAGCATTCTTGATTACCGCGGCAAAGTCGTACTGATGCCTTTCTGGGCGACCAGTTTTCCGGAATCGCTGCAGGTGGTGCCGATGCTGGAAGAATTAGCAGAAGCGTATCCGGACGACGTGGCGATTGTCGGCATGAATCTGGATGTGGCCGGCGCCGAACTGGATCAGTTTCTACGTGAGAACCCGCTTGGTTTCCCCAGTTACCGTGCGGACTCTTCGGCAATCGAGAAGGTCGCCAATCCGGTGGCGGCTCAGTTTGGTTTGGTGTCGATGCCGTTCGTCGCGATCTTGGATGGCGATGGACGAGTGACCGAGCTTGACTTTACGGGACAACAACTGGCGCCCACGGTCGATCGATTGGTGAAGCAAAAGGGGAAGTAG
- a CDS encoding TIGR04283 family arsenosugar biosynthesis glycosyltransferase, with the protein MVIPTRNESANIAAAIRSAIAAGAAEVIVADAGSHDDTVEQATRAGAHKIVRSLPGRGTQQNSGAMMATANWLLFLHADNRLAPDCLVQISNHPKIQAKTAVWGAFQQHIDSPKRIYRAIEWGNAARVRWRSMAFGDQAIFVRRDVFKRIGGFDDIPLMEDVRISQKLRKQSKPLLLPGPLQISARRWEQNGPVRQTLINWRLQFAHATGTRPEELARRYESR; encoded by the coding sequence GTGGTCATTCCCACACGCAATGAATCCGCAAATATCGCCGCTGCCATCCGTTCGGCGATCGCGGCTGGCGCGGCCGAAGTGATCGTGGCCGATGCCGGCAGCCATGATGACACGGTCGAACAAGCGACCCGGGCCGGCGCCCACAAGATCGTCCGATCGTTGCCCGGCCGCGGAACCCAGCAGAACTCGGGCGCGATGATGGCGACGGCCAATTGGCTGTTGTTCCTGCACGCCGACAACCGGCTTGCACCCGACTGTCTGGTGCAGATTTCAAATCATCCGAAGATCCAAGCCAAGACCGCAGTCTGGGGCGCCTTCCAACAGCACATCGATTCGCCCAAACGGATCTACCGTGCGATCGAGTGGGGGAATGCGGCTCGAGTCCGCTGGCGATCGATGGCGTTTGGCGATCAAGCGATCTTTGTTCGCCGAGACGTCTTCAAACGAATCGGCGGCTTTGACGACATCCCGTTGATGGAAGACGTCCGGATCTCGCAAAAGCTAAGAAAGCAGTCCAAGCCGCTGCTGCTGCCCGGCCCCTTGCAAATCAGTGCGCGCCGCTGGGAACAAAACGGCCCGGTCCGCCAAACCCTCATCAACTGGCGTCTCCAATTCGCCCACGCCACCGGCACCCGCCCCGAAGAACTCGCCCGACGGTATGAGAGTCGTTAG
- a CDS encoding redoxin domain-containing protein: MLKRHFHLSACLVFASVFVTGATGQEKSPAAAKVDAAATDTPDADTDLDSAEVEINQDLRAILEPLFNSISKADVSRATVEMLSDSVLSGQVVESETSTFQIASTSPNKFTIYLKQPEHRTRLYCDGKQFVAAMAPDAYFRLPEVVKIQDAVTNLPVPMGPYPEPLLALTMAGADPTITMIAGMKSIDLVDRLPFREKVPAVHIRGEQADGVKWDLWVTDEDSPRPLRMLIDMTPMLVASDQVHVPEGFSFQVRYDFLTWRVTGEVDESLFTFEPAKEATEYKSLDDYFQSIAGVTGEHPLLGKPAPKFTTETADGKKFDSKTLDGRVVVLDFWASWCTPCLAAMPVIKKVADNFADQGVIFVAVNTGETREDVQDFLDQRKLKLNVLLDPDGKIADGFSIDAIPQTIVIGKNGLVESVHVGFDGKEVLEQRLTDELEVLAIGGQIASATKPDADETE; encoded by the coding sequence ATGTTGAAACGCCATTTTCACCTGTCTGCTTGCTTGGTTTTTGCTTCCGTTTTTGTAACTGGCGCTACCGGACAAGAAAAATCGCCTGCTGCGGCAAAAGTTGACGCGGCCGCTACTGACACGCCAGATGCCGACACGGATTTGGATTCGGCGGAAGTCGAAATCAACCAAGATTTGCGAGCGATTTTGGAACCGTTGTTCAATTCAATTAGTAAAGCCGACGTGTCTCGAGCCACCGTTGAAATGCTTTCGGATTCGGTCCTCAGCGGCCAAGTGGTTGAGTCGGAAACGTCAACGTTCCAAATCGCGTCGACAAGTCCCAACAAGTTCACCATCTATTTGAAGCAGCCCGAGCATCGGACACGTTTGTACTGTGACGGAAAACAGTTCGTCGCTGCGATGGCACCGGACGCCTATTTTCGATTGCCCGAAGTCGTCAAAATTCAGGATGCCGTTACCAACCTGCCCGTCCCGATGGGCCCGTATCCCGAACCGCTGTTGGCGCTGACGATGGCCGGCGCGGATCCGACGATCACGATGATTGCGGGTATGAAGTCGATCGACTTGGTCGACCGATTGCCGTTTCGCGAAAAAGTTCCCGCCGTCCATATCCGCGGTGAGCAAGCCGATGGAGTGAAGTGGGACCTGTGGGTGACCGACGAAGATTCGCCTCGTCCCTTGCGCATGCTGATCGACATGACACCCATGCTGGTTGCGTCGGACCAAGTTCATGTGCCCGAAGGTTTCTCGTTTCAAGTTCGCTACGACTTTTTGACTTGGCGAGTGACGGGCGAAGTTGACGAGAGTCTTTTTACTTTTGAACCGGCCAAGGAGGCGACCGAGTACAAGTCGCTTGACGATTACTTTCAATCGATCGCTGGCGTAACCGGCGAACATCCACTGTTGGGAAAGCCTGCCCCCAAGTTCACCACCGAAACGGCCGATGGAAAGAAGTTTGATTCCAAAACTCTTGATGGCCGAGTTGTGGTGTTGGATTTCTGGGCGTCATGGTGCACGCCGTGTCTGGCCGCGATGCCGGTCATCAAAAAGGTGGCAGACAACTTTGCCGATCAAGGCGTGATCTTTGTCGCCGTCAACACAGGCGAAACTCGCGAAGACGTACAAGATTTTTTGGACCAGCGCAAACTGAAACTCAATGTGTTGCTCGATCCCGACGGAAAGATCGCAGATGGTTTTTCCATCGACGCGATTCCACAAACCATCGTGATCGGCAAGAACGGTTTGGTCGAATCGGTTCACGTCGGATTCGATGGCAAAGAAGTTCTCGAACAACGTCTGACCGACGAACTAGAAGTCCTGGCTATCGGAGGCCAAATTGCCTCGGCGACCAAGCCCGATGCAGATGAAACGGAATAG